The stretch of DNA ATTAATTGATAATTCGAGTTAGCAAAGAAAGGTTCGATATTGTGACGATGCCCTGTTGCAAAATTATCTAAACATCTTACTTGGTAGCCTTTGGCTAAAAAATATTCAGTGAGGTTAGAGCCGATAAATCCAGCTCCTCCGGTGATAAGAATCTTTTCCATGAATTGATTTTATTCTATACAAGATAAAAGAGTATTCGCTCTTTTATACTATTTGATTGAAAACTCTTTATTTATTGAACTTTCTTCAATTTTAAATTTTCTTTTTCAAAAACAACTTTTCGTAATGAGGTACTCGAGAAACGGTGATCTCTGCTATTGTAATACAACTCGATTCCTTTCTCTTCACAATACTCTCGTCCAGTGAAATTCTTGTCTTTATATTCTTCTCCCAAAATACGAACATCGATTTTGAACGATCGTAAGATGTCTTCTAAGTCTTGTTCGGTTGCATAAGGAACAATCTCATCAATATATTTACAAGCTTTGAGTTGTATATAACGTTCAACCACGGTTTGAGTTGGACGGTTCTTTTCTGGACGGTCAATGGTTGGGTCGGTTTGTAAGCCAACAATCAAATAATCGCATT from Weeksella virosa DSM 16922 encodes:
- a CDS encoding adenylyltransferase/cytidyltransferase family protein, giving the protein MENKKVGITFSAFDLLHAGHVKMLEDAKAQCDYLIVGLQTDPTIDRPEKNRPTQTVVERYIQLKACKYIDEIVPYATEQDLEDILRSFKIDVRILGEEYKDKNFTGREYCEEKGIELYYNSRDHRFSSTSLRKVVFEKENLKLKKVQ